In the Neomonachus schauinslandi chromosome 13, ASM220157v2, whole genome shotgun sequence genome, one interval contains:
- the RNF20 gene encoding E3 ubiquitin-protein ligase BRE1A isoform X3 has product MSGIGNKRAAGEPGTSMPPEKKTAVEDSGTTVETIKLGGVSSTEELDIRTLQTKNRKLAEMLDQRQAIEDELREHIEKLERRQATDDASLLIVNRYWSQFDENIRIILKRYDLEQGLGDLLTERKALVVPEPEPDSDSNQERKDDRERGEGQEPAFSFLATLASSSSEEMESQLQERVESSRRAVSQIVTVYDKLQEKVELLSRKLNSGDHLIVEEAVQELNSFLGQENMRLQELTDLLQEKHRTMSQEFSKLQSKVETAESRVSVLESMIDDLQWDIDKIRKREQRLNRHLAEVLERVNSKGYKVYGAGSSLYGGTITINARKFEEMNAELEENKELAQNRHCELEKLRQDLEEVTTQNEKLKVELRSAVEEAVKETPEYRCMQSQFSVLYNESLQLKAHLDEARTLLHGTRGTHQRQVELIERDEVSLHKKLRTEVIQLEDTLAQVRKEYEMLRIEFEQTLAANEQAGPINREMRHLISSLQNHNHQLKGEVLRYKRKLREAQSDLNKTRLRSGTALLQSQSSTEDPKDEPAELKQDPEDLAAQSSASKASQEEVNEIKSKRDEEERERERREKEREREREREKEKEREREKQKLKESEKERDSAKDKEKGKHDDGRKKEAEVIKQLKIELKKAQESQKEMKLLLDMYRSAPKEQRDKVQLMAAEKKSKAELEDLRQRLKDLEDKEKKENKKMADEDALRKIRAVEEQIEYLQKKLAMAKQEEEALLSEMDVTGQAFEDMQEQNIRLMQQLREKDDANFKLMSERIKSNQIHKLLKEEKEELADQVLTLKTQVDAQLQVVRKLEEKEHLLQSNIGTGEKELGLRTQALEMNKRKAMEAAQLADDLKAQLELAQKKLHDFQDEIVENSVTKEKDMFNFKRAQEDISRLRRKLETTKKPDNVPKCDEILMEEIKDYKALLH; this is encoded by the exons ATGTCAGGAATTGGAAATAAAAGAGCAGCTGGAGAGCCTGGCACATCCATGCCTCCAGAGAAGAAAACAGCTGTTGAAGATTCAGGGACCACAGTGGAGACGATTAAGCTCGGGGGTGTCTCTTCAACG GAGGAGCTAGACATTCGAACACTGCAAACCAAAAATCGCAAGCTGGCAGAAATGCTGGATCAACGGCAGGCCATTGAAGATGAACTCCGTGAGCACATCGAAAAACTGGAACGAAGACAGGCCACCGATGACGCCTCGCTGCTGATTGTCAACCGGTACTGGAGTCAG TTTGATGAAAACATCCGTATCATCCTTAAACGTTACGATCTGGAGCAGGGTTTGGGAGATCTCCTCACGGAGAGGAAAGCCCTTGTCGTGCCGGAACCAGAACCAGACTCTGATAGTAATCAGGAACGGAAAGATGACCGAGAGAGAG GGGAAGGGCAAGAGCcagctttctctttccttgctACTCTGGCCAGCAgttccagtgaagaaatggagtCTCAGCTGCAGGAGCGTGTGGAGTCCTCCCGCCGAGCTGTGTCCCAGATTGTGACTGTCTATgataaattacaagaaaaagtaGAGCTCTTATCGCGGAAGCTGAACAGTGGAG ATCATCTGATAGTGGAGGAGGCGGTGCAGGAGCTGAATTCCTTCCTTGGACAGGAGAACATGAGGCTACAGGAATTGACAGACCTCCTTCAGGAGAAGCATCGCACCATGTCTCAGGAG TTCTCCAAGTTGCAGAGTAAAGTGGAGACAGCTGAGTCACGAGTGTCTGTCCTTGAGTCCATGATCGATGACCTGCAGTGGGATATTGACAAAATTCGGAAGAGGGAACAGCGACTCAACCGACACTTAGCAGAAGTCCTAGAACGG GTGAATTCGAAAGGCTATAAGGTATATGGAGCGGGGAGCAGTTTGTATGGTGGCACAATCACCATCAATGCCCGGAAG TTTGAGGAAATGAATGCAGAGCTTGAGGAGAACAAAGAGCTGGCTCAGAACCGTCACTGTGAGCTGGAGAAACTTCGGCAAGACCTGGAGGAGGTCACTACCCAAAATGAGAAGCTGAAG GTGGAGCTGCGGAGCGCGGTGGAGGAGGCGGTTAAGGAGACCCCGGAGTACCGCTGTATGCAGTCACAGTTCTCCGTCCTGTACAATGAGAGCCTGCAGTTGAAAGCGCACTTGGATGAGGCTCGGACACTGCTTCATGGCACCAGGGGGACCCACCAGCGCCAAGTTGAGCTCATTGAG CGAGATGAAGTTAGTCTTCATAAGAAGCTGAGGACCGAAGTGATCCAGCTGGAAGATACGCTGGCCCAGGTCCGCAAGGAGTATGAGATGCTGAGGATAGAATTTGAGCAGACCCTTGCCGCCAATGAGCAAGCAG GCCCCATAAACCGGGAGATGCGCCACCTCATCAGTAGCCTCCAGAATCACAATCACCAGCTGAAAGGCGAGGTCCTGAGGTACAAGCGGAAATTGAGAGAAGCCCAGTCTGACCTGAACAAG ACCCGTCTGCGCAGCGGCACTGCCCTCCTGCAGTCTCAGTCCAGTACTGAGGACCCGAAGGATGAGCCTGCAGAACTGAAGCAGGATCCTGAGGACTTAGCTGCCCAGTCCTCCGCGTCAAAGGCATCTCAGGAGGAAGTCAATGAAATTAAGTCCAAACGGGACGAGGAAGAACGAGAacgagaaaggagggagaaagagagggagagagaaagagagcgggagaaggaaaaggagagggaacgagagaagcagaaactgaaagagtcagagaaagaaagagactctgctaaggataaagagaaagggaaacatgacgatggaaggaaaaaggaagcagaagTTATCAAACAATTGAAGATTGAACTCAA GAAGGCACAAGAGAGCCAAAAGGAGATGAAACTATTGCTAGATATGTACCGCTCTGCCCCAAAGGAACAGAGAGACAAAGTTCAGCTGATGGCGGCTGAGAAGAAGTCTAAGGCAGAG TTGGAAGACCTAAGGCAAAGACTCAAGGATCTAGAGgataaggagaaaaaggagaacaagaagATGGCTGATGAGGACGCCTTGAGGAAGATCCGGGCAGTTGAGGAGCAGATAGAGTACCTGCAGAAGAAGCTGGCCATGGCCAAGCAG GAGGAAGAGGCTCTCCTCTCGGAGATGGATGTTACAGGCCAGGCCTTTGAAGACATGCAAGAGCAAAATATCCGTTTAATGCAGCAGTTGCGGGAGAAGGATGATGCAAATTTCAAGCTCATGTCTGAGCGTATCAAGTCAAATCAGATCCACAAGTTActtaaagaagagaaggaggagctAGCTGACCAGGTTTTGACTCTAAAGACTCAG gttGATGCGCAGTTACAGGTAGTAAGGAAATTGGAAGAGAAGGAGCATCTGTTACAAAGCAACATTGGCACGGGGGAGAAGGAGCTGGGTCTTAGGACTCAAGCCTTAGAGATGAATAAACGCAAG GCGATGGAGGCAGCCCAGCTGGCAGATGACCTCAAAGCGCAACTGGAGTTGGCTCAGAAGAAGCTCCATGATTTTCAGGATGAGATCGTGGAGAACAGTGTCACCAAAGAAAAGGACATGTTCAATTTCAAACGAGCCCAG GAGGACATCTCTCGACTTCGAAGGAAGCTAGAGACCACAAAGAAACCAGACAATGTGCCCAAATGTGATGAGATCCTGATGGAGGAGATTAAGGATTACAAG GCACTTCTTCATTAA
- the RNF20 gene encoding E3 ubiquitin-protein ligase BRE1A isoform X1, with the protein MSGIGNKRAAGEPGTSMPPEKKTAVEDSGTTVETIKLGGVSSTEELDIRTLQTKNRKLAEMLDQRQAIEDELREHIEKLERRQATDDASLLIVNRYWSQFDENIRIILKRYDLEQGLGDLLTERKALVVPEPEPDSDSNQERKDDRERGEGQEPAFSFLATLASSSSEEMESQLQERVESSRRAVSQIVTVYDKLQEKVELLSRKLNSGDHLIVEEAVQELNSFLGQENMRLQELTDLLQEKHRTMSQEFSKLQSKVETAESRVSVLESMIDDLQWDIDKIRKREQRLNRHLAEVLERVNSKGYKVYGAGSSLYGGTITINARKFEEMNAELEENKELAQNRHCELEKLRQDLEEVTTQNEKLKVELRSAVEEAVKETPEYRCMQSQFSVLYNESLQLKAHLDEARTLLHGTRGTHQRQVELIERDEVSLHKKLRTEVIQLEDTLAQVRKEYEMLRIEFEQTLAANEQAGPINREMRHLISSLQNHNHQLKGEVLRYKRKLREAQSDLNKTRLRSGTALLQSQSSTEDPKDEPAELKQDPEDLAAQSSASKASQEEVNEIKSKRDEEERERERREKEREREREREKEKEREREKQKLKESEKERDSAKDKEKGKHDDGRKKEAEVIKQLKIELKKAQESQKEMKLLLDMYRSAPKEQRDKVQLMAAEKKSKAELEDLRQRLKDLEDKEKKENKKMADEDALRKIRAVEEQIEYLQKKLAMAKQEEEALLSEMDVTGQAFEDMQEQNIRLMQQLREKDDANFKLMSERIKSNQIHKLLKEEKEELADQVLTLKTQVDAQLQVVRKLEEKEHLLQSNIGTGEKELGLRTQALEMNKRKAMEAAQLADDLKAQLELAQKKLHDFQDEIVENSVTKEKDMFNFKRAQEDISRLRRKLETTKKPDNVPKCDEILMEEIKDYKARLTCPCCNMRKKDAVLTKCFHVFCFECVKTRYDTRQRKCPKCNAAFGANDFHRIYIG; encoded by the exons ATGTCAGGAATTGGAAATAAAAGAGCAGCTGGAGAGCCTGGCACATCCATGCCTCCAGAGAAGAAAACAGCTGTTGAAGATTCAGGGACCACAGTGGAGACGATTAAGCTCGGGGGTGTCTCTTCAACG GAGGAGCTAGACATTCGAACACTGCAAACCAAAAATCGCAAGCTGGCAGAAATGCTGGATCAACGGCAGGCCATTGAAGATGAACTCCGTGAGCACATCGAAAAACTGGAACGAAGACAGGCCACCGATGACGCCTCGCTGCTGATTGTCAACCGGTACTGGAGTCAG TTTGATGAAAACATCCGTATCATCCTTAAACGTTACGATCTGGAGCAGGGTTTGGGAGATCTCCTCACGGAGAGGAAAGCCCTTGTCGTGCCGGAACCAGAACCAGACTCTGATAGTAATCAGGAACGGAAAGATGACCGAGAGAGAG GGGAAGGGCAAGAGCcagctttctctttccttgctACTCTGGCCAGCAgttccagtgaagaaatggagtCTCAGCTGCAGGAGCGTGTGGAGTCCTCCCGCCGAGCTGTGTCCCAGATTGTGACTGTCTATgataaattacaagaaaaagtaGAGCTCTTATCGCGGAAGCTGAACAGTGGAG ATCATCTGATAGTGGAGGAGGCGGTGCAGGAGCTGAATTCCTTCCTTGGACAGGAGAACATGAGGCTACAGGAATTGACAGACCTCCTTCAGGAGAAGCATCGCACCATGTCTCAGGAG TTCTCCAAGTTGCAGAGTAAAGTGGAGACAGCTGAGTCACGAGTGTCTGTCCTTGAGTCCATGATCGATGACCTGCAGTGGGATATTGACAAAATTCGGAAGAGGGAACAGCGACTCAACCGACACTTAGCAGAAGTCCTAGAACGG GTGAATTCGAAAGGCTATAAGGTATATGGAGCGGGGAGCAGTTTGTATGGTGGCACAATCACCATCAATGCCCGGAAG TTTGAGGAAATGAATGCAGAGCTTGAGGAGAACAAAGAGCTGGCTCAGAACCGTCACTGTGAGCTGGAGAAACTTCGGCAAGACCTGGAGGAGGTCACTACCCAAAATGAGAAGCTGAAG GTGGAGCTGCGGAGCGCGGTGGAGGAGGCGGTTAAGGAGACCCCGGAGTACCGCTGTATGCAGTCACAGTTCTCCGTCCTGTACAATGAGAGCCTGCAGTTGAAAGCGCACTTGGATGAGGCTCGGACACTGCTTCATGGCACCAGGGGGACCCACCAGCGCCAAGTTGAGCTCATTGAG CGAGATGAAGTTAGTCTTCATAAGAAGCTGAGGACCGAAGTGATCCAGCTGGAAGATACGCTGGCCCAGGTCCGCAAGGAGTATGAGATGCTGAGGATAGAATTTGAGCAGACCCTTGCCGCCAATGAGCAAGCAG GCCCCATAAACCGGGAGATGCGCCACCTCATCAGTAGCCTCCAGAATCACAATCACCAGCTGAAAGGCGAGGTCCTGAGGTACAAGCGGAAATTGAGAGAAGCCCAGTCTGACCTGAACAAG ACCCGTCTGCGCAGCGGCACTGCCCTCCTGCAGTCTCAGTCCAGTACTGAGGACCCGAAGGATGAGCCTGCAGAACTGAAGCAGGATCCTGAGGACTTAGCTGCCCAGTCCTCCGCGTCAAAGGCATCTCAGGAGGAAGTCAATGAAATTAAGTCCAAACGGGACGAGGAAGAACGAGAacgagaaaggagggagaaagagagggagagagaaagagagcgggagaaggaaaaggagagggaacgagagaagcagaaactgaaagagtcagagaaagaaagagactctgctaaggataaagagaaagggaaacatgacgatggaaggaaaaaggaagcagaagTTATCAAACAATTGAAGATTGAACTCAA GAAGGCACAAGAGAGCCAAAAGGAGATGAAACTATTGCTAGATATGTACCGCTCTGCCCCAAAGGAACAGAGAGACAAAGTTCAGCTGATGGCGGCTGAGAAGAAGTCTAAGGCAGAG TTGGAAGACCTAAGGCAAAGACTCAAGGATCTAGAGgataaggagaaaaaggagaacaagaagATGGCTGATGAGGACGCCTTGAGGAAGATCCGGGCAGTTGAGGAGCAGATAGAGTACCTGCAGAAGAAGCTGGCCATGGCCAAGCAG GAGGAAGAGGCTCTCCTCTCGGAGATGGATGTTACAGGCCAGGCCTTTGAAGACATGCAAGAGCAAAATATCCGTTTAATGCAGCAGTTGCGGGAGAAGGATGATGCAAATTTCAAGCTCATGTCTGAGCGTATCAAGTCAAATCAGATCCACAAGTTActtaaagaagagaaggaggagctAGCTGACCAGGTTTTGACTCTAAAGACTCAG gttGATGCGCAGTTACAGGTAGTAAGGAAATTGGAAGAGAAGGAGCATCTGTTACAAAGCAACATTGGCACGGGGGAGAAGGAGCTGGGTCTTAGGACTCAAGCCTTAGAGATGAATAAACGCAAG GCGATGGAGGCAGCCCAGCTGGCAGATGACCTCAAAGCGCAACTGGAGTTGGCTCAGAAGAAGCTCCATGATTTTCAGGATGAGATCGTGGAGAACAGTGTCACCAAAGAAAAGGACATGTTCAATTTCAAACGAGCCCAG GAGGACATCTCTCGACTTCGAAGGAAGCTAGAGACCACAAAGAAACCAGACAATGTGCCCAAATGTGATGAGATCCTGATGGAGGAGATTAAGGATTACAAG gcacgcCTGACCTGTCCATGTTGCAACATGCGTAAAAAGGACGCCGTACTGACCAagtgttttcatgttttctgctTTGAGTGTGTGAAGACACGCTATGACACCCGTCAGCGCAAATGTCCCAAGTGTAATGCTGCGTTTGGTGCCAATGATTTCCATCGCATCTATATTGGTTGA
- the RNF20 gene encoding E3 ubiquitin-protein ligase BRE1A isoform X2, whose product MSGIGNKRAAGEPGTSMPPEKKTAVEDSGTTVETIKLGGVSSTEELDIRTLQTKNRKLAEMLDQRQAIEDELREHIEKLERRQATDDASLLIVNRYWSQFDENIRIILKRYDLEQGLGDLLTERKALVVPEPEPDSDSNQERKDDRERGEGQEPAFSFLATLASSSSEEMESQLQERVESSRRAVSQIVTVYDKLQEKVELLSRKLNSGDHLIVEEAVQELNSFLGQENMRLQELTDLLQEKHRTMSQEFSKLQSKVETAESRVSVLESMIDDLQWDIDKIRKREQRLNRHLAEVLERVNSKGYKVYGAGSSLYGGTITINARKFEEMNAELEENKELAQNRHCELEKLRQDLEEVTTQNEKLKVELRSAVEEAVKETPEYRCMQSQFSVLYNESLQLKAHLDEARTLLHGTRGTHQRQVELIERDEVSLHKKLRTEVIQLEDTLAQVRKEYEMLRIEFEQTLAANEQAGPINREMRHLISSLQNHNHQLKGEVLRYKRKLREAQSDLNKTRLRSGTALLQSQSSTEDPKDEPAELKQDPEDLAAQSSASKASQEEVNEIKSKRDEEERERERREKEREREREREKEKEREREKQKLKESEKERDSAKDKEKGKHDDGRKKEAEVIKQLKIELKKAQESQKEMKLLLDMYRSAPKEQRDKVQLMAAEKKSKAELEDLRQRLKDLEDKEKKENKKMADEDALRKIRAVEEQIEYLQKKLAMAKQEEEALLSEMDVTGQAFEDMQEQNIRLMQQLREKDDANFKLMSERIKSNQIHKLLKEEKEELADQVLTLKTQVDAQLQVVRKLEEKEHLLQSNIGTGEKELGLRTQALEMNKRKAMEAAQLADDLKAQLELAQKKLHDFQDEILETTKKPDNVPKCDEILMEEIKDYKARLTCPCCNMRKKDAVLTKCFHVFCFECVKTRYDTRQRKCPKCNAAFGANDFHRIYIG is encoded by the exons ATGTCAGGAATTGGAAATAAAAGAGCAGCTGGAGAGCCTGGCACATCCATGCCTCCAGAGAAGAAAACAGCTGTTGAAGATTCAGGGACCACAGTGGAGACGATTAAGCTCGGGGGTGTCTCTTCAACG GAGGAGCTAGACATTCGAACACTGCAAACCAAAAATCGCAAGCTGGCAGAAATGCTGGATCAACGGCAGGCCATTGAAGATGAACTCCGTGAGCACATCGAAAAACTGGAACGAAGACAGGCCACCGATGACGCCTCGCTGCTGATTGTCAACCGGTACTGGAGTCAG TTTGATGAAAACATCCGTATCATCCTTAAACGTTACGATCTGGAGCAGGGTTTGGGAGATCTCCTCACGGAGAGGAAAGCCCTTGTCGTGCCGGAACCAGAACCAGACTCTGATAGTAATCAGGAACGGAAAGATGACCGAGAGAGAG GGGAAGGGCAAGAGCcagctttctctttccttgctACTCTGGCCAGCAgttccagtgaagaaatggagtCTCAGCTGCAGGAGCGTGTGGAGTCCTCCCGCCGAGCTGTGTCCCAGATTGTGACTGTCTATgataaattacaagaaaaagtaGAGCTCTTATCGCGGAAGCTGAACAGTGGAG ATCATCTGATAGTGGAGGAGGCGGTGCAGGAGCTGAATTCCTTCCTTGGACAGGAGAACATGAGGCTACAGGAATTGACAGACCTCCTTCAGGAGAAGCATCGCACCATGTCTCAGGAG TTCTCCAAGTTGCAGAGTAAAGTGGAGACAGCTGAGTCACGAGTGTCTGTCCTTGAGTCCATGATCGATGACCTGCAGTGGGATATTGACAAAATTCGGAAGAGGGAACAGCGACTCAACCGACACTTAGCAGAAGTCCTAGAACGG GTGAATTCGAAAGGCTATAAGGTATATGGAGCGGGGAGCAGTTTGTATGGTGGCACAATCACCATCAATGCCCGGAAG TTTGAGGAAATGAATGCAGAGCTTGAGGAGAACAAAGAGCTGGCTCAGAACCGTCACTGTGAGCTGGAGAAACTTCGGCAAGACCTGGAGGAGGTCACTACCCAAAATGAGAAGCTGAAG GTGGAGCTGCGGAGCGCGGTGGAGGAGGCGGTTAAGGAGACCCCGGAGTACCGCTGTATGCAGTCACAGTTCTCCGTCCTGTACAATGAGAGCCTGCAGTTGAAAGCGCACTTGGATGAGGCTCGGACACTGCTTCATGGCACCAGGGGGACCCACCAGCGCCAAGTTGAGCTCATTGAG CGAGATGAAGTTAGTCTTCATAAGAAGCTGAGGACCGAAGTGATCCAGCTGGAAGATACGCTGGCCCAGGTCCGCAAGGAGTATGAGATGCTGAGGATAGAATTTGAGCAGACCCTTGCCGCCAATGAGCAAGCAG GCCCCATAAACCGGGAGATGCGCCACCTCATCAGTAGCCTCCAGAATCACAATCACCAGCTGAAAGGCGAGGTCCTGAGGTACAAGCGGAAATTGAGAGAAGCCCAGTCTGACCTGAACAAG ACCCGTCTGCGCAGCGGCACTGCCCTCCTGCAGTCTCAGTCCAGTACTGAGGACCCGAAGGATGAGCCTGCAGAACTGAAGCAGGATCCTGAGGACTTAGCTGCCCAGTCCTCCGCGTCAAAGGCATCTCAGGAGGAAGTCAATGAAATTAAGTCCAAACGGGACGAGGAAGAACGAGAacgagaaaggagggagaaagagagggagagagaaagagagcgggagaaggaaaaggagagggaacgagagaagcagaaactgaaagagtcagagaaagaaagagactctgctaaggataaagagaaagggaaacatgacgatggaaggaaaaaggaagcagaagTTATCAAACAATTGAAGATTGAACTCAA GAAGGCACAAGAGAGCCAAAAGGAGATGAAACTATTGCTAGATATGTACCGCTCTGCCCCAAAGGAACAGAGAGACAAAGTTCAGCTGATGGCGGCTGAGAAGAAGTCTAAGGCAGAG TTGGAAGACCTAAGGCAAAGACTCAAGGATCTAGAGgataaggagaaaaaggagaacaagaagATGGCTGATGAGGACGCCTTGAGGAAGATCCGGGCAGTTGAGGAGCAGATAGAGTACCTGCAGAAGAAGCTGGCCATGGCCAAGCAG GAGGAAGAGGCTCTCCTCTCGGAGATGGATGTTACAGGCCAGGCCTTTGAAGACATGCAAGAGCAAAATATCCGTTTAATGCAGCAGTTGCGGGAGAAGGATGATGCAAATTTCAAGCTCATGTCTGAGCGTATCAAGTCAAATCAGATCCACAAGTTActtaaagaagagaaggaggagctAGCTGACCAGGTTTTGACTCTAAAGACTCAG gttGATGCGCAGTTACAGGTAGTAAGGAAATTGGAAGAGAAGGAGCATCTGTTACAAAGCAACATTGGCACGGGGGAGAAGGAGCTGGGTCTTAGGACTCAAGCCTTAGAGATGAATAAACGCAAG GCGATGGAGGCAGCCCAGCTGGCAGATGACCTCAAAGCGCAACTGGAGTTGGCTCAGAAGAAGCTCCATGATTTTCAGGATGAGATC CTAGAGACCACAAAGAAACCAGACAATGTGCCCAAATGTGATGAGATCCTGATGGAGGAGATTAAGGATTACAAG gcacgcCTGACCTGTCCATGTTGCAACATGCGTAAAAAGGACGCCGTACTGACCAagtgttttcatgttttctgctTTGAGTGTGTGAAGACACGCTATGACACCCGTCAGCGCAAATGTCCCAAGTGTAATGCTGCGTTTGGTGCCAATGATTTCCATCGCATCTATATTGGTTGA
- the RNF20 gene encoding E3 ubiquitin-protein ligase BRE1A isoform X4: MESQLQERVESSRRAVSQIVTVYDKLQEKVELLSRKLNSGDHLIVEEAVQELNSFLGQENMRLQELTDLLQEKHRTMSQEFSKLQSKVETAESRVSVLESMIDDLQWDIDKIRKREQRLNRHLAEVLERVNSKGYKVYGAGSSLYGGTITINARKFEEMNAELEENKELAQNRHCELEKLRQDLEEVTTQNEKLKVELRSAVEEAVKETPEYRCMQSQFSVLYNESLQLKAHLDEARTLLHGTRGTHQRQVELIERDEVSLHKKLRTEVIQLEDTLAQVRKEYEMLRIEFEQTLAANEQAGPINREMRHLISSLQNHNHQLKGEVLRYKRKLREAQSDLNKTRLRSGTALLQSQSSTEDPKDEPAELKQDPEDLAAQSSASKASQEEVNEIKSKRDEEERERERREKEREREREREKEKEREREKQKLKESEKERDSAKDKEKGKHDDGRKKEAEVIKQLKIELKKAQESQKEMKLLLDMYRSAPKEQRDKVQLMAAEKKSKAELEDLRQRLKDLEDKEKKENKKMADEDALRKIRAVEEQIEYLQKKLAMAKQEEEALLSEMDVTGQAFEDMQEQNIRLMQQLREKDDANFKLMSERIKSNQIHKLLKEEKEELADQVLTLKTQVDAQLQVVRKLEEKEHLLQSNIGTGEKELGLRTQALEMNKRKAMEAAQLADDLKAQLELAQKKLHDFQDEIVENSVTKEKDMFNFKRAQEDISRLRRKLETTKKPDNVPKCDEILMEEIKDYKARLTCPCCNMRKKDAVLTKCFHVFCFECVKTRYDTRQRKCPKCNAAFGANDFHRIYIG, translated from the exons atggagtCTCAGCTGCAGGAGCGTGTGGAGTCCTCCCGCCGAGCTGTGTCCCAGATTGTGACTGTCTATgataaattacaagaaaaagtaGAGCTCTTATCGCGGAAGCTGAACAGTGGAG ATCATCTGATAGTGGAGGAGGCGGTGCAGGAGCTGAATTCCTTCCTTGGACAGGAGAACATGAGGCTACAGGAATTGACAGACCTCCTTCAGGAGAAGCATCGCACCATGTCTCAGGAG TTCTCCAAGTTGCAGAGTAAAGTGGAGACAGCTGAGTCACGAGTGTCTGTCCTTGAGTCCATGATCGATGACCTGCAGTGGGATATTGACAAAATTCGGAAGAGGGAACAGCGACTCAACCGACACTTAGCAGAAGTCCTAGAACGG GTGAATTCGAAAGGCTATAAGGTATATGGAGCGGGGAGCAGTTTGTATGGTGGCACAATCACCATCAATGCCCGGAAG TTTGAGGAAATGAATGCAGAGCTTGAGGAGAACAAAGAGCTGGCTCAGAACCGTCACTGTGAGCTGGAGAAACTTCGGCAAGACCTGGAGGAGGTCACTACCCAAAATGAGAAGCTGAAG GTGGAGCTGCGGAGCGCGGTGGAGGAGGCGGTTAAGGAGACCCCGGAGTACCGCTGTATGCAGTCACAGTTCTCCGTCCTGTACAATGAGAGCCTGCAGTTGAAAGCGCACTTGGATGAGGCTCGGACACTGCTTCATGGCACCAGGGGGACCCACCAGCGCCAAGTTGAGCTCATTGAG CGAGATGAAGTTAGTCTTCATAAGAAGCTGAGGACCGAAGTGATCCAGCTGGAAGATACGCTGGCCCAGGTCCGCAAGGAGTATGAGATGCTGAGGATAGAATTTGAGCAGACCCTTGCCGCCAATGAGCAAGCAG GCCCCATAAACCGGGAGATGCGCCACCTCATCAGTAGCCTCCAGAATCACAATCACCAGCTGAAAGGCGAGGTCCTGAGGTACAAGCGGAAATTGAGAGAAGCCCAGTCTGACCTGAACAAG ACCCGTCTGCGCAGCGGCACTGCCCTCCTGCAGTCTCAGTCCAGTACTGAGGACCCGAAGGATGAGCCTGCAGAACTGAAGCAGGATCCTGAGGACTTAGCTGCCCAGTCCTCCGCGTCAAAGGCATCTCAGGAGGAAGTCAATGAAATTAAGTCCAAACGGGACGAGGAAGAACGAGAacgagaaaggagggagaaagagagggagagagaaagagagcgggagaaggaaaaggagagggaacgagagaagcagaaactgaaagagtcagagaaagaaagagactctgctaaggataaagagaaagggaaacatgacgatggaaggaaaaaggaagcagaagTTATCAAACAATTGAAGATTGAACTCAA GAAGGCACAAGAGAGCCAAAAGGAGATGAAACTATTGCTAGATATGTACCGCTCTGCCCCAAAGGAACAGAGAGACAAAGTTCAGCTGATGGCGGCTGAGAAGAAGTCTAAGGCAGAG TTGGAAGACCTAAGGCAAAGACTCAAGGATCTAGAGgataaggagaaaaaggagaacaagaagATGGCTGATGAGGACGCCTTGAGGAAGATCCGGGCAGTTGAGGAGCAGATAGAGTACCTGCAGAAGAAGCTGGCCATGGCCAAGCAG GAGGAAGAGGCTCTCCTCTCGGAGATGGATGTTACAGGCCAGGCCTTTGAAGACATGCAAGAGCAAAATATCCGTTTAATGCAGCAGTTGCGGGAGAAGGATGATGCAAATTTCAAGCTCATGTCTGAGCGTATCAAGTCAAATCAGATCCACAAGTTActtaaagaagagaaggaggagctAGCTGACCAGGTTTTGACTCTAAAGACTCAG gttGATGCGCAGTTACAGGTAGTAAGGAAATTGGAAGAGAAGGAGCATCTGTTACAAAGCAACATTGGCACGGGGGAGAAGGAGCTGGGTCTTAGGACTCAAGCCTTAGAGATGAATAAACGCAAG GCGATGGAGGCAGCCCAGCTGGCAGATGACCTCAAAGCGCAACTGGAGTTGGCTCAGAAGAAGCTCCATGATTTTCAGGATGAGATCGTGGAGAACAGTGTCACCAAAGAAAAGGACATGTTCAATTTCAAACGAGCCCAG GAGGACATCTCTCGACTTCGAAGGAAGCTAGAGACCACAAAGAAACCAGACAATGTGCCCAAATGTGATGAGATCCTGATGGAGGAGATTAAGGATTACAAG gcacgcCTGACCTGTCCATGTTGCAACATGCGTAAAAAGGACGCCGTACTGACCAagtgttttcatgttttctgctTTGAGTGTGTGAAGACACGCTATGACACCCGTCAGCGCAAATGTCCCAAGTGTAATGCTGCGTTTGGTGCCAATGATTTCCATCGCATCTATATTGGTTGA